The genomic segment CTCTCCTGGATTACTACCGTAATACCTATCGGCCCAACAATATGATTCTGCTGATGGCCGGCGGTTTTAATGCTTCTTCCGCCCTGGATAGTCTCGGAAAGACATTTGGGCGTGAATCAGCGGGAGGATTCCTGTCAAAAGTCGTCCCGCCTCCGCCGCTTGAGGGAAAGCGGGTGTTCTTCCTGAGGACCGGACTGCCGGACATCCGGATCATGCTTGGATTCAACGGCCCCGCCCCTCGCGGTGACGACAGCGAGACCCTGGACCTTTTGTCCGAGGTTCTGGGAGGATCGGGCGGCCTGCTCCAGAGGGCGCTTGAGAATGCCGGGATGACCCTGCGGGGTGTCTCCGCCGCCCTGGCGATCAACCAGGGATTCTCCAGGTATGTCATCTCCGTTACCCTGCCGGAGGGGTCCGATCCACAAGCAGCGCTTCAGGTTGTTCTTGAGGCTATTCCGGACGCCATGAAGGCCGGGCTGCCGGAGGATATTGTCAATAATGCCAGAGAATCCCTTGTTTCCGGCGAGATCATGGGTATGGAAAAGGTACATTATTATCTGATGGGCAAGGCCTCATGGGCGGTGGATGGGTCGGCCGGCCAGGGGTTCTCTCCGGGCAGGTGGGATAACCTTGGGCCCGGGGACCTTGAGAGGGCTGCCGGAAAGTATCTGGAGGACAGGCCGTATGTGGCTCTCATCGCCGTTCCCAACCGGGCATCCGGGGCGACAACCGGCACATCCGACCTCAAGCGCCGGGCCGAAGCCACGTTGGCCAATGGACTCACAGTCGTGGCCGAACAGAGGCCCGAATCCCAGGTCTTTGCTCTGCACCTCATAACGAGACATCGTTCATCTCTGGAACCGGAAGGTAAAGCCGGAATATCCGGTTTCCTCTTCAGGATGTTTACGGAAGGCACATTCGAGCGCAGCCGAGAGGAGATTCAGAGCCTCATCAGGCAGTTGGGCATATCCTTTTCAACCGCTGGAAACCCCATAAGCCCGTTCGGGGATTTTTACACATCCAGAACCTATTCGTATCTGCGCATGGAGTGCCTGCAGGAAAATGCAAAAAAGGCGACGGGTCTGGTGGCGGACATGCTGCAAAACCCCCTCCTGGCCGAGGACCGGATTGAGGCGGTCAGGTCCAGGATTCTCGATTTCATCGCCTACAAGGACGCTGTGCCGGAGGATGTGGCCTCGAAAGAACTTGCCCGATCCCTGTACGGCGGCATCCTTTCCCCGGATGTGCTGGGGACCAGAGAGTCGGTTTCGTCCATAAGCGAGGCAGACCTTCGCGCATTTCACGGGGCCTTCATTACGGGCCGGAATATTATCGTTTCCGTGGTCAGCGGCCTTCCCCCGAAAGACGCTATCGCCATAGTTGAATCCTACCTTTCCGATCTGCCGCCGGGGCAGGGATGTATGGACCCGAACCTGAGTCCGACAAAGGGCGCGGTTCTGGTGATGCGGGATCTGGGAAAACCTCAGGGGGCGCTGGCGCTGGGCGCCCTGGGGCCAGGAGTTGATCCGGGCGACAGGCCTGCCATGGCAGTAGTCTCCGGGCTCCTCAATCAGCGGTTATACAAAAATCTGAGGGAAAAAGAGGGTCTGGCCTACTCGGTGGGCGCCT from the bacterium BMS3Abin14 genome contains:
- a CDS encoding peptidase M16 inactive domain protein gives rise to the protein MMSSIRQKTWACIFLVVVVGFPAISPALPSASEVTGYHVLENGLDVRLLPGQSTPMVATLVLVKTGYAREDLTDSGYSHLLEHLVFGGTASRDKDRIQREVRDLGGYINGFTRDDYTGYILVVHRDNLFKGLGLLSDMLFHSTLSESSVAEARRVVVEEIKRHESRPDARLNEMRQALLYAGSAYERTGLGNELTVTNVTREALLDYYRNTYRPNNMILLMAGGFNASSALDSLGKTFGRESAGGFLSKVVPPPPLEGKRVFFLRTGLPDIRIMLGFNGPAPRGDDSETLDLLSEVLGGSGGLLQRALENAGMTLRGVSAALAINQGFSRYVISVTLPEGSDPQAALQVVLEAIPDAMKAGLPEDIVNNARESLVSGEIMGMEKVHYYLMGKASWAVDGSAGQGFSPGRWDNLGPGDLERAAGKYLEDRPYVALIAVPNRASGATTGTSDLKRRAEATLANGLTVVAEQRPESQVFALHLITRHRSSLEPEGKAGISGFLFRMFTEGTFERSREEIQSLIRQLGISFSTAGNPISPFGDFYTSRTYSYLRMECLQENAKKATGLVADMLQNPLLAEDRIEAVRSRILDFIAYKDAVPEDVASKELARSLYGGILSPDVLGTRESVSSISEADLRAFHGAFITGRNIIVSVVSGLPPKDAIAIVESYLSDLPPGQGCMDPNLSPTKGAVLVMRDLGKPQGALALGALGPGVDPGDRPAMAVVSGLLNQRLYKNLREKEGLAYSVGASVGDLYGRDLFVLSMGTSPEKMERARVDARREIDGAKFLEVTPAELKNMVNAMTGRLQMRMMSSINRAFYLGLAKRNGLKHTFGDDYRKILLDLTPADVKRAAAKYIPDSDLLVEVVVR